A window from Zingiber officinale cultivar Zhangliang chromosome 7A, Zo_v1.1, whole genome shotgun sequence encodes these proteins:
- the LOC122002474 gene encoding nuclear matrix constituent protein 1b-like: MASPRPAAMTPASLTIDALRTPLGDDAIWKRLREAGLDEESVKKRDKAALIAYITKLETEIYDYQHHMGLLILERKELLSKHEQIKASSDSTDIIYKREEAKRLSALAEARKREKSLEKLLGIQKECVSNIERALHENLVESAERKVEYEHKIAEAQTKMEEAELKFDEAERKLLAAESLQAEATRARNSTLRTLDDIEAREDDLRRRHSTFKSECDAKENEMNLQRQALYESQKALYEQQERLLDSQKLLNQREEFIFERTKELNCLEKELEEAKANHEEEARSLKVEKSKFDLEVAAFATREEAIVKRETMLDKKERDLIVLQEKILCTEQDEIKRIQMEHEALLEKRKIELENEIEQRHLKLKNELEARQSALEAKGADLSIREIAIGEKEHAIVLLLSEFAEKQEDVANKLRLLEEKEKSLIFSQREAEVAIQKQQKERESILELKLGLEKTKSSLEDKKKEILLLEERLEITSIERNKLHVLEYELKGEIDSLRAQKLVLLIETERLKAEKEKFESDWELMEEKTQDLKKEAARLEEESKAVARYLKKEKENIKLEKDSLHNKFKRDSEHLSSEREEFIQEMDRQHSDWFTKVQHERDELVRDINFQRKELENSIKKKKEEIEAHLREREEAFEQEKTKELQYISSQKELIAKQLEHVALEMQKLNTERAEIAQDRDQRENDWAEMKKFTEALDGQCQKLQKQRQLLHADREEIDQKIQHLKYLENLHIESENRALSDVVQIDKCKTPVLKKHQSNDASLGEIITNDYCTKKLGSQSTLTTSISPDTKSWIRRCTEVIFKYSFDKDSDTEKVENELKEKFRDFGSTEVGLRLNKNVIADKQTNAPKVGNLQDLSVIPKKTSSNEHDKLYGAEIEQVRYSLDGQNQMPDEKPVFDAHSPSVVGTSSRRSHGHFENSVQKSRILNRVNSWLLGQKRPNSMLSDNHADIPSEEILKSQKRARQNGNSGTDGNSSNCVEPHPEGEEFVSVLHKHKSGLEETLHAVFKDREPQTKMESKFGIVKNGASCKFEHSSLAGDVTVLPGQDANKTNAYKKDSSEEHSEEVIVPPSDHVVKDNGKLKMQEKLNQDADESEDEDEDDNETPSSVKQKLWNFLVT, translated from the exons ATGGCGAGCCCTCGGCCGGCAGCGATGACGCCGGCGTCTCTCACCATCGATGCCCTCAGGACTCCGCTCGGGGACGACGCGATCTGGAAGAGGCTAAGGGAGGCCGGTCTGGACGAGGAGTCTGTGAAGAAGAGGGATAAGGCCGCACTGATAGCTTATATCACGAAGCTGGAAACGGAG ATCTATGACTATCAACACCACATGGGACTTCTTATTTTGgagagaaaggaattgctttcTAAGCATGAGCAAATTAAAGCATCCTCAGACTCAACCGACATTATATATAAACGAGAAGAAGCTAAGCGGCTATCTGCTTTAGCTGAAGCCCGTAAACGGGAAAAAAGTCTTGAAAAGCTTTTGGGAATCCAGAAAGAGTGTGTTTCAAAT ATTGAGAGGGCTTTGCATGAGAATCTAGTGGAATCTGCTGAAAGAAAGGTTGAATATGAACACAAAATTGCAGAAGCTCAGACAAAGATGGAAGAAGCAGAACTGAAATTTGATGAGGCTGAAAGAAAGCTACTTGCAGCAGAATCTTTGCAAGCAGAAGCAACCAGAGCACGTAATTCCACATTAAGGACATTAGATGATATTGAAGCTCGGGAAGATGATCTCAGGAGGCGCCATTCTACTTTCAAGTCTGA GTGTGATGCTAAGGAAAATGAGATGAACCTTCAAAGACAAGCCTTATATGAGAGCCAAAAAGCTCTGTATGAACAACAAGAGAGATTACTGGATAGTCAGAAATTATTAAATCAGAGGGAGGAATTCATCTTTGAAAGGACGAAAGAGTTAAATTGCCTTGAGAAAGAACTTGAGGAAGCAAAGGCTAATCATGAGGAAGAAGCTCGATCTCTCAAAGTAGAAAAATCCAAATTTGATCTAGAAGTTGCTGCTTTTGCAACTAGAGAAGAG GCCATTGTTAAACGTGAAACAATGCTCGATAAAAAAGAGCGCGATTTAATTGTTTTACAGGAAAAGATTTTGTGCACAGAACAG GATGAAATTAAAAGAATTCAGATGGAACACGAAGCTCTTTTAGAGAAGAGAAAAATTGAATTGGAAAATGAAATTGAACAGCGACACCTAAAGTTGAAGAACGAACTTGAGGCTAGACAATCTGCACTAGAGGCTAAGGGGGCTGATCTCTCTATTAGAGAAATTGCTATTGGTGAAAAAGAACATGCTATTGTTTTGCTGCTTTCTGAGTTTGCTGAGAAGCAAGAGGATGTGGCTAACAAACTGAGATTACTTGAGGAGAAagaaaaaagtttaattttttcacAAAGAGAAGCAGAGGTTGCAATTCAAAAGCAGCagaaagaaagagaaagtatTCTTGAGTTGAAGCTAGGTCTTGAGAAAACTAAATCTAGTTTAGAAGACAAAAAGAAAGAGATTCTTCTTTTGGAAGAAAGGTTAGAAATCACCTCAATAGAGAGAAATAAATTGCATGTTCTAGAATATGAACTCAAAGGAGAAATTGACAGTCTCAGAGCCCAGAAACTGGTGCTTCTTATTGAAACTGAAAGACTGAAGGCTGAAAAGGAGAAATTTGAATCTGATTGGGAGCTTATGGAAGAGAAAACACAAGACCTAAAAAAAGAAGCAGCAAGGCTTGAGGAAGAGAGTAAAGCAGTTGCCCGCTACctcaagaaagaaaaggaaaacattAAGCTGGAGAAGGACAGCCTTCACAATAAGTTCAAGAGAGATAGTGAGCATTTGTCTAGTGAGAGGGAGGAATTTATCCAAGAAATGGATCGACAACATTCAGATTGGTTTACTAAGGTTCAGCATGAAAGGGATGAGCTTGTCAGGGATATCAATTTTCAGAGGAAGGAATTAGAAAATAGtatcaagaaaaagaaggaagaaattGAAGCACACttgagagaaagggaagaggcatTTGAACAAGAGAAGACCAAAGAGCTTCAATATATAAGTTCTCAAAAGGAACTTATTGCAAAGCAGCTGGAACACGTTGCATTGGAGATGCAAAAACTTAACACTGAGAGAGCGGAGATTGCTCAGGATCGTGATCAGAGAGAAAATGACTGGGCTGAAATGAAGAAGTTTACAGAGGCACTAGACGGTCAATGTCAAAAGCTGCAAAAACAGAGACAATTACTTCATGCTGATCGAGAAGAAATTGATCAAAAAATTCAACACCTTAAATATTTGGAGAATTTGCATATTGAATCTGAAAATAGAGCATTATCTGATGTTGTGCAGATTGATAAATGCAAGACTCCTGTCTTAAAGAAACACCAATCCAATGATGCTTCCCTTGGAGAGATTATTACTAATGATTATTGTACAAAGAAGTTGGGTTCTCAGAGTACCTTAACTACTTCTATCTCTCCTGACACTAAATCATGGATCAGGAGATGCACTGAGGTAATTTTCAAGTATTCATTTGATAAAGATTCTGATACTGAGAAGGTGGAGAATGAACTGAAAGAGAAATTTAGGGATTTTGGATCAACAGAGGTTGGTCTTCGTCTGAATAAGAATGTCATTGCTGATAAACAAACTAATGCTCCAAAAGTAGGCAATCTTCAGGATTTATCTGTTATTCCCAAGAAGACCAGCTCTAATGAGCATGACAAACTATATGGAGCAGAGATTGAGCAAGTGAGATATAGTTTGGATGGACAGAATCAGATGCCTGATGAGAAACCAGTTTTTGATGCTCATAGCCCATCTGTAGTTGGAACAAGTAGCCGTAGATCTCATGGACACTTTGAGAATTCTGTACAGAAATCTAGAATTCTTAACAGGGTCAATTCATGGTTGTTAGGACAAAAGAGACCGAACAGCATGCTCTCTGATAATCATGCAGATATTCCTTCGGAAGAAATTCTGAAGTCACAGAAAAGAGCTAGGCAAAATGGAAATTCTGGCACTGACGGGAATTCTTCTAACTG TGTTGAACCACATCCAGAAGGAGAGGAATTTGTATCAGTGTTGCACAAGCATAAATCAGGTTTGGAAGAAACTTTGCATGCAGTTTTCAAGGATAGAGAGCCACAAACTAAAATGGAGTCAAAGTTTGGCATTGTAAAAAATGGGGCATCTTGCAAATTTGAGCACTCTTCACTTGCTGGAGATGTAACAGTTTTGCCCGGCCAAGATGCTAATAAAACTAATGCATACAAGAAGGATTCATCTGAGGAACATTCTGAAGAAGTTATTGtg CCTCCCAGTGATCATGTCGTTAAGGATAATGGCAAGCTTAAAATGCAAGAGAAACTCAACCAGGATGCTGATGAAtcagaagatgaagacgaagATGACAATGAAACACCATCATCTGTGAAGCAAAAATTATGGAACTTCCTTGTCACCTGA
- the LOC122002476 gene encoding lysosomal Pro-X carboxypeptidase-like, which yields MERSQTLASASLLLLISSSLFFTSSALPRRWRPPQFLGRFARLGVSNRATYQYEERYFRQPLDHFSFADLPSFQQRYLIAGVDAWALPSGPIFFYCGNEGDIEWFAANTGFVWDIAPRFSALIVFAEHRYYGKSMPYGSKEEAYKNADFLSYLTAEQALADFSVLLTDLKRNFSSEDSPVVLFGGSYGGMLAAWMRLKYPHVAIGALASSAPILQFEDIVPPDTFYNIVSKDFKRESLSCFKTIKESWDVLEAQGTDNDGLLKLSKDFHLCRNLNNTDELSDWLNSAYSYLAMVDYPYPSDFLMPLPANPIKELCRKVDNFPNETGILERIFAGVSIYYNYTGNVDCFDLEDDPHGMSGWDWQACTEMVMPMSSNKDNSMFPEFDFDYAAYRDECVQDYGVRPRPRWITTEFGGHDIKTTLMKFGSNIIFSNGLLDPWSGGSVLQNISDSIIALVTELGAHHIDLRAATDEDPEWLVEQRYSEIELIKGWLSEYYKQKASSFIK from the exons ATGGAGAGATCGCAAACCCTCGCCTCCGCCTCTCTCCTCCTCTTGATATCCTCCTCCCTCTTCTTCACTTCTTCCGCGTTACCTCGGAGGTGGCGGCCGCCGCAGTTTCTGGGGCGATTTGCGCGGCTCGGTGTTTCCAATCGGGCGACGTATCAATACGAGGAGCGGTACTTCCGGCAGCCGCTCGATCACTTCAGCTTCGCCGACCTTCCTTCCTTCCAACAACGCTACCTCATCGCCGGCGTCGACGCCTGGGCCCTCCCCTCCGGCCCCATCTTCTTTTATTGCGGAAACGAGGGCGACATCGAGTGGTTCGCCGCCAACACCGGCTTCGTCTGGGACATTGCCCCTCGCTTCTCCGCCCTCATCGTCTTCGCCGAG CACCGTTACTATGGCAAGTCTATGCCCTATGGAAGCAAAGAGGAGGCATATAAGAATGCTGATTTTTTATCATATCTCACAGCTGAGCAAGCGCTTGCTGACTTTTCTGTGTTGCTTACTGACCTAAAGCGTAATTTTTCATCAGAAGATAGCCCAGTTGTGCTATTTGGGGGTTCCTATGGGGGAA TGCTGGCTGCTTGGATGAGGCTTAAGTATCCCCATGTCGCCATAGGTGCACTTGCTTCCTCTGCCCCTATTCTTCAATTTGAAGACATTGTTCCACCCGATACATTCTATAACATTGTCTCCAAAGACTTTAAA CGAGAAAGTTTAAGCTGCTTTAAAACCATAAAGGAGTCCTGGGATGTACTGGAAGCTCAAGGGACAGATAATGATGGTCTTCTCAAACTCAGTAAAGACTTTCACTTGTGCAG GAATCTTAACAACACGGATGAACTTTCAGACTGGTTGAATTCTGCCTACAGCTATCTTGCTATGGTGGATTACCCATATCCGTCTGACTTTTTGATGCCATTACCCGCAAATCCAATAAAGGAG TTATGCAGAAAAGTCGACAATTTTCCTAATGAGACTGGTATCCTAGAGCGCATATTTGCCGGAGTAAGCATCTACTACAATTATACTGGAAATGTTGACTGCTTTGATTTGGAGGATGACCCACATGGAATGAGCGGATGGGATTGGCAG GCTTGTACAGAGATGGTTATGCCGATGTCGAGCAACAAAGACAATAGTATGTTTCCagaatttgattttgattatgcTGCATACCGAGATGAGTGTGTTCAGGATTATGGTGTCAGGCCTAGGCCTCGGTGGATTACAACTGAGTTTGGAGGTCAT GATATCAAGACCACATTGATGAAATTTGGCAGTAATATCATATTCTCAAATGGATTGTTGGATCCTTGGAGCGGCGGCAG TGTTTTGCAAAACATATCAGATAGTATCATCGCGCTAGTAACTGAACTAG GGGCACATCACATAGACCTGCGCGCTGCTACCGATGAAGACCCTGAGTGGCTGGTAGAGCAGAGATATTCAGAGATCGAACTCATCAAAGGTTGGCTATCTGAATATTATAAACAAAAGGCATCCTCTTTCATCAAGTAG